CGCCAGGACCTGCAGGAAGTACCGGGCGGCGTCTTCGTCGAGGCCGAGGGACTCCATCACCGCCGACACCGTCTCCGGCGCCGACACGAGCGGATCCATCGGGTGCCCGTCGGGGACGCCACCGGCTTCCCCGGATCCCGCATGCGCTTCTTCAGCTTCACCGGACCCGGCATGAGCCTCGTCGGATTCCAGATCCGCCAACAGTTCGTCGAGGATCCCCTCGGTGAGCACGCGATGGATTTGCAGCCCCGTCTCGTTCTCCACGGTCGAGTAATCCCCGCCGAGCTCGCCCTTGACCGATTGGACGAACCGGGGCACCTGGAGCGACTGCTCTATTCCGGCCGACAACCGCCGGAACTGTTCCCGCAGGAACGGCCGGATCGGGTCACCCTCGCCCCGCATCGAGGCGAGCGTCAACAGAGGAGCCACGTAAAAGTTCACGTCGTGCGGGTTCCGCCCGTCCAGCTGCAACGGATGGAGGATGTCATCGATGTACCTGTCGGCGTTGACGCGGACGGTGCGACCGATGGCGGCGCGTTCGGAGTCGGTGACCCGGAAGCCCAGGTCACCGGTCTCTCGCCGCCAAGCCTCCACCATCGCATCGGCGTCCGGCCCCTCGTCGATGGCCCGGGACACGTCACCGCCGGGCAATCCCGCCAATGCCATCGCGGCGATGACGCGCCACGGCATATCGTGCACGGCCCCCTGTGCGCGGTTGAACGCGGCGGCCGTCATGCCGAGCGCTTCCCTGTGCGCCTCCTTGCGCCGGTCCTGCACGTCGCCCCACAAGTGGGCCCTCGTCGCGGAGGCGCCGCCGACGAGGAATCGGGCGACGTCGGCGGTGAGGTTCGTCCCGGCGGCCACCGCCTCCGCCTGCGCGGCGAAGTCGGGGACCCCGTCCCCGCGTGCGTCGAGCGCGTCGAGCCCCGCCAGGAACTCCTCCGCGGACATCCGGTCCTCGGAGGCCACGGAGTCGTCCGGGGCGACGACCAGCCACCACCGGCCTTCGTCGTCCCCGATCACCTCGGCGTAGAAGGCGCCGTCTTCCCAATGCGGCGATCCGTCCTCGAGGACCAACGGCACTTCCTCTCGGCGCGTCGTCCACCCGGAGCACAACACCCCCGCGTCGACGAGTTCCCGCAGGAGCCCGGTGATCTCGCGGACGAGCGCCCGGTCCAGGGCGGGGGCGGACAACATTGCGAGCAGACTCCGCTCGTGGCCGATGTACCGGACGAATCCTTTCGTCCCCTCGCCGCCGTGCCCCGCAGAGCATCCCGGCTCCGCCAGTTCGGCGGCGAGCGCCGCCAACGCGACGGGGACTTCCTTGTCGGCCCCGGCGAGGTACCGCGTCCCGGACAGGTCCCCGAGCAAAAAGTGGGCGCCCGCGGACATGGCGAACCGATCCACCGTCTCTTCGTCGGAGGAGGCCAGCGCACGGAATCCGCGGGACAGCGCCGCGACGTCGGCGGCGACCTCGATCACCGCCCCGACCAGCATCGGGTCGGAGGTGCCCAGCAGCCGCCGCGCGATCTCCCACGCGTCGGTACCCGGCTCGGCGTCGACCGACCGGGCCGCTGCTTTGCGACGCCCCCTGTTCCGCCACTCGGTGGCGATGGGGTCTTCGACGCCCTCGAAGTCCACCTCGCGATCCGGCTCCACCGACATGGCGGCCAGAAGTTCTTCCGCGTCCTCGGCGGTGAAGGAACGCATCGCGGCGCTCGCTTCCTCCGATCTCGTTCGCAGGAGGTGGATCGCCGACGGCGGCAAGTCGTCGAGGACCCCGCCGTGACGGATCAGCAGCCCACCGTCGGAGGCGTCGACGAGGCGCATGCCGTTCACGAACCACCGCCCGCCGCCGGGGCGCGAAATGACCGCGTCAAAAGCCCGCGGCGACTGAAAGTCCCCCAGCGGCGTCGTCGCCCCCCATTGGTCGTCGATGGCGTAGGTGACCGCGAAGTGCCGGCCGTCCGTTGCTCCGGCCGGGCTGTCCGCGGTGGCCGGGAAGGCCGGATACGACTCCACGCCGCGGATGCCGCCGTGCATCGGCAACGGTCCGATGCCGAGGATACCCGGCAGATCCGCCACGTCGACGCCGTCGCCGGTGAATTCCGCGGCGTCGGCGTCCCACTCGAGGAATCTCCCGTGAACCTTGGCGAAGATGCGCGAGCCGTCGGCGGTGCAGGCGAAGTCCGCTCCGAAGCCGATGACGTCCGTCTGGCCGGGGGCGATCATGCCGGCGCCCGTCAGGCGGCCGCCGTCGACGGGCAGGCTCATGGTGCCGTTGCGGGCACCCAAGTACCCCGTCGATTTCGCCGACGTGGCGCCGTGCCAATACACGTGGGGCGACCAGCTGCTCCCGGTGCGGTGGAAGAACACGACGTCGTCGCCGACGGTCACGGCGAACTCGACGTAGTACGCGTCGACGGGCAATTGGCCCGATACCGTCGTCTCGCCTTCGTCGATGACCTCGAACCGGTCACCGCAGACGATGATGAGCTGCGGGTACGAATCGAACACCTTCACCGGCCGCGGTTTGTCCGACTCAGCGTTAAGCCGGGCCGCCGATTCCTCGACGGCGGGAACGGTCATCTCGGCCAGTAGGCCGGCCCGCAGGGCCTTCGCCAGCGTCTCGCCCGGGTCGAGGCGGCGCATGGCCTTCACGGCGGCGGCGTTGACCGACTCCAGGCGGGGGTCCGTGAGGTGCCGCAGGTGGTTCTCGAGGCGGTGGGCGAGGTTGGGCAGCGACCCGCCTGCGTCGGCCACCCCGGCCGCCTGGCCGATCAGGCGCATCTCCACCAACCGGCGTCCGCCTTCGTGTTCCAGGAGAAGGCCCAGGTTTTCGCCGATGAACGCCGACGACAGGCTGTCATGAGCACGGATCCGCAGTTGCGGGTGGTCGAATATCGCGCGGAGATCGCGGGCCCGCCGCTCCTGGTTCGCCCACTCCCTCCAGGGCATGCGCGTGGACGCATGCCGGTACCGTGGTTCGACCCACCACACGCGCGCGGCGGTCAGGGCATCGACGTATTCGATGGGCAACCACGCGAAATCGGCCGTGATGGGCGTTGCGGCGAGCGCGTCGCCCTGTGCCTCGATGGCGGCGAGGAACCGCGGGCTGAACTCCCGCAGTTTGTGGTAGGCGTCGCGCCCGAGCGCCGCCCGCGTCCATCGCAGGTACGCGGCGTCATCGGCGATGAGCCGTTCCCATGCGCCGATGTCCTCGAGGAACCGCAGCCAACCTTCGATGCTCAGTTCATCGGGGATGCTGTCCAGGTAGTGGTCGGCGCGTTCCGGATGCTCCTTCAGCCACGCGACCAGGGAAGCCCGCGTGGCCTTCCAGAAGCCCCCGGGCGCCGCGTCGAAGGCGGCGAGGCCGACGGCTTCGTCGTAAAGCCGCACGTCGACCTCCGCCGGCGTCAAACCCGCGGCCTTGCCGACCTTGCGCAGATCCCGCAAGCAGTGCGCATACGGCTCCTTGCCCGAGCGCATGCGCGAGCAGTTCAGGCGCAGCACGTACTCGAACGCCTCGGACGGATCGCCGAAACGCCCCATCGCGTCACCGGCCTCACGGGTGAGATCCTTGGCGCCCACGATGCCGCGGTCCGCGAACTCCAGGAACACGGCCTCGTGCCGCACCGGGTCGACGTCGATGCCGTGGGCCCGCTCCACCTCCCGGGCGCGGCCGAAATACTGGCGGGCGAACGCGTCGTTGCCGGCGTCGGCGTAGATGCGCGCGAGCTCCTCCAACAGCGTCGGCACGAAATGCGGCGCCGAGCGGGTCAGGTCACCGACGAGGGCGTCGAAGCGTTCCTTGACCTTCTTCGCCTGATTGCCCGCATGCCGCCGCGCCCACTCAAGGTCGCCGACGAGGTTCAGCGCGTGCCGGGCATTGGGGGGATCCGTGATGATCGGCCACGCCGGGAACCCAACCGCCCGCTGCCGCGTCCGCCCCACGGGTCGCGCGCCATCCGGTTCCAGGCCAACGGTCGCCTGTGCGAGGGTTTCCGCCTCCACCAGCGCCTCCGGCACCAGCTTGACGACGACCCGCCCATTGCCCGTGAACGTCGCGGCCGCGAGCACCGGATCGTCGCCCGGCGCGGACAAGGGCCGGACCACACCGACGCTCATGCCTGCGCCGCGTCGTCGCCGATGGTGCGCCCGCCGTAGACGAACTCCGCCATGCGCACGCCTTCGGACCAGGTCACCGGGCCCACGTCCTCGGGTTTGATCGCGATCCCGTTGCGCGAGAAGTACAGGTCCCGCAGCGTCGCCCCGCCCTCGTAATCGTCGTCCACCTGCAACGTGGCGGTGGTCTCCACGCGCCGGCCCCCGATGTCTTCCACGACTCGGAGGTAGATGCCGGTGACGCCCTCCGAGAACTCGACCGAGAATCCGCCGCCGCGGCTGCGCCCGACCAGGGCGTTGGCCCTCGCGTACTTCGCGTCGCGGTACTTCTCCATCGCGGCACGACGGCCGGCGGCGTCGGCGGGCTTGCGGTGGGTGTCGCGGAAGAGCTGATCGAAGCCCTGGAGGATTCCGAGCTCCACGGAAAACTCCCGCCAATCCGCGAGGTCCTCCATCAGGACCGGATGCGGCAGGATGACCATGGTGTCGTCGTCGACGGGGACCGTCACGGTCTCGCCGTCCAGATCCACCAGGCTCAGGCCGTCATCGTCGGCGGCGCGCAGAAGCCCCTCCGAGCCGTCGTACTCCACGACGGCATCGGCGAACATGGCCCGCCAGGAAGGATCCGGCCACACCGCCGCGATCAGCCGGGACGGGATCGGCGAGCCGGACAGGAACCACTCCCGCACCGTGTCGGAGCATTCGACCCGATGCTGAGCGAGCGACGTGCGCAGCGCATCGAGCCGGTCGTATTCGGGAAGCTTGCGGGCCTTCGCGGGCACCGTCTTGAGCAGCTGCCCCTTCGCGTTCCTGGCGAGGATCTCTTCGCCGTCCAGGAGGAACTGATAGTCCCCCGCGTCGATCCATTCCGCCGCCGAAGCCGTCATGCGCGCCGGTTCCCTTCCCGTCGTCCGTCGTCAAGCGGGCGGATGCGTGGAATCCGCCGCCCTGTTATCTTCGCCGCGAGTTTACGGGCGCGGCCGGATCAGCGCCCCAGATAAACGTGAATGCGTGCGATGGCCGTCGCATCGGTCGACTCGAGCAGGCCCCGGAGCAATTCGGCCGCGACCGGGGCGGCGAGATCGTCGAGCCTCGCGGCGTCGGCGAGGACCCTGCGCTCGCGGGCGCGGATGGCCGTCGCACCGCCCGCGACGGCGAGCCCCGACCAGTCGGCGAGCATCTGCGCGACACCGGCCGCGGGGACGACGAGACCACGTTCCACGGGGCCGACCACGGCGCCGACCACGGCGTCATTGACCGTCGGCCGGTCGAGCCCGGGGAACACCTGCTCCCCGCCGTCGCCCCACAGGCGCACGGCCTTGCCCCCGTCTGCGACGACGGTCACGGAGGTCTGCGAACGAAGCCACGCGACCACGCCGCCCAGCCCGGCGCGTCGGGCGTCTGTCGAGAATCGGAGTTCACGGGTGCCCCCGGACGGTTCCGTCACGGCGAACCCACGTCGGTCGGCGGACTCGACCGTGCCCTCGAAAACCCGATACGCGTCGATGCCGCGCAGATCGTCGGGCGTCACCGGAGCCCCGAGCGCGGCCCGCACCCCGCGGCCCCGGCCGAGCCGGCCGTCGGCGCTCGTCCGCCCGCCGGAGATGAGCAGGCGGTGCCGCGCGAGTTCCGCATGGGAGCAGTGCAGATCGCCCAGCGCCGCCCGGCCCAGCCACGCCGCCGGCACGTCGGAGGCGTCGCCGGGTGGGGTGTGGGCGAACTCGAGCAGTTCGCCGCGCGCGTCGGCGAACGTCAGCACGACTCCGGCGAAGCCGGATGCCGCGACGACGGGTTCGGCGCAGACGGGCACGAACGTGCCGGTGCCGCGGCCGTCGAGTGCGGAGTACGTGCGCCGCGCCTGCCCGACCGCGTCGTCGGAGCCGGGGTTTTCGGCCAGCGCGTGCGCCGCTGTGGCCAGGGCCCCGACGCGCCGCGCGAGATCGTCGCGGCCGGGCGGAGCCAGGGTCCGCATGCTTCGCGACGCCCCGACCACGCCGGTGAGCGCCCTCTCCAACCTCGGCAACGCCGCCGCACGCGCCGACTGGAGCAGGGCCAGGCCGGCGGCATGATCGGCGACGCCGAGTGCGCCGATGCCCCGTTCGAGAATGACGTCGACGATGCGCCGGGACCGCTCCGCCAGATCGCGGCGATGCTCGAGTTCCGCCGCGGCGATGACGCGGTCGGGAGTCGCGGGGGCGTCGGCGCCCGGTGGGTCGGCGACCGGAGCATCGGCGGGAGAAAGTGTGGAACTAGCGTCCTCCGCCGGCGCTCCCGCAGTCTCCGCGGGCACGGTTTCCGGCGGCGCCACCGCCGATTCTCCCGCCGCCGGTGTGTCCGCCGCCGGTGCATCCGCCACCGGTGCCGCCAGCGCCACCGCGCCGACGTGCGCGCATTTCGGGGAAAGCAGGCAATCGCAGGTCAGCGTGTCGGACACCGTGACCACGTGATCGCCGACCGTGATCCGGTCGCCGTCGACGGGCCATGCGGAGCATTCGGCGGCGAGCGCCCCCGCCCGCCTCTTCAGTCGGGACGGCAGGGCGTCGATGAGCGCGGCGGCGACGTCCGGGGGCAGCGCGGGGAGGCTCATGCGAGCACCTGCCCCACCCACCGGGCCAACTGCAGCGGGCTGAGCGAAGCCACCCGCATGCCCGCGGCGGCGACCGCCTCGGCGATGCCGACGTTGTAGACGGCGTTTCCCGAATCATCGAGCGCCGCGCACCCGATGAGGTGCACCCCCGAATCCGCCAGAGCGCCCACCTGGTGCAGCAGGCCACCCACGTTGCCGCCTTCCTCGAAATCGCTGATGAGGATCAGCGCGGTGCGGTTGGGCACCTTCACCAGCGTCGCCGCGTAGGCGACGGCCGAGGCGATGTCCGTGCCGCCGCCGACGGAGATCTCCAGCAGGAGCTGCAGCGGGTCCTCGACGTGGTCGCTGAGATCGGCGATCGCGGTGTCGAAGGTGACGAAACTGATCCGGTACGTGGGCACGCCCGCGAGGATCGCGGCGGTCATGGCCGCGTAGACGGTCGATGCCTCCATGGATCCGGAAACATCGACCAGGACGATGATGTGCCACGGGCTGATCCGCTTCTCCGGGGTGCGGAAATAGGGCGTGACCGGCACGACGCGCGGCGTTCCATCGACGTCGACGACGTGGCGCAGGTTCCTCCGGATCGTCGCCGGGACGTCCAGCTCCGGCGACGATCGCCGGGAGGGCACCGACGACGCCGCGCCCCGCAGCGCCGGGGCGAGATCGCGGGCCAGCGCCGCGGACAGCTCGGCGATGACCTTCGCGATGATCGGGCGGATCTTGCGCAGCCGCGCCTCCGGCAGCGCGCCCCGGAGGTTGAGCATCGTCGTCAGCAGTTCGACGCTGGGGCGCACGTCATCCGGGCGCAGATGCTCGACCATGTCGGCGCGCCCCCGTTCGGCGGCGCGGCCCGCGATTTCGTGGACGTGCTCGCCGCCGAACAGCGCTTCGATGTCCTCCGCCCATTGGCGCGCCGACACCTGCCCCGTTCCGCCGCCGGCGCCGATGCGCCCGTCGGATTCGCCCGAGGGGTCCGACCGAGGGTCTCCGTACAGTTCGTCGAGTGCCCCGGCCATCGCCGCCGCCTTCCCCGCGAGCGCATCGGGTTCCGCGCCGAGGACCAGCCGCCACCGCATCGCCGGGGTGAACGACATGTCCCGCAGCCCCAACGCC
This genomic stretch from Corynebacterium hansenii harbors:
- a CDS encoding DUF4132 domain-containing protein; its protein translation is MTASAAEWIDAGDYQFLLDGEEILARNAKGQLLKTVPAKARKLPEYDRLDALRTSLAQHRVECSDTVREWFLSGSPIPSRLIAAVWPDPSWRAMFADAVVEYDGSEGLLRAADDDGLSLVDLDGETVTVPVDDDTMVILPHPVLMEDLADWREFSVELGILQGFDQLFRDTHRKPADAAGRRAAMEKYRDAKYARANALVGRSRGGGFSVEFSEGVTGIYLRVVEDIGGRRVETTATLQVDDDYEGGATLRDLYFSRNGIAIKPEDVGPVTWSEGVRMAEFVYGGRTIGDDAAQA